A single region of the Desulfocurvibacter africanus subsp. africanus DSM 2603 genome encodes:
- the iorA gene encoding indolepyruvate ferredoxin oxidoreductase subunit alpha: protein MSKPILTGKAGETHLLLGNEAIVRGALEAGIDVVSCYPGTPSSEVPDTFFALSGAQGGDDYYFEYSVNEKVALEVGGGATLAGAMTLVTMKHVGVNVAADPLMTLAYIGTPGGLVLLSADDPGCHSSQNEQDNRYYARLAGLPCFEPATAQEAKDMVREALLLSRQWQQPVLLRTTTRLNHLRGPVALGERAAKQAPAGFQKNPRRFVPIPAVARVRHGELLKKLAEAAETSESTSLNRVHGEGKVGVVASGISRAYLADALQDSALAGKARVFELGMSWPLPEKRLLSFMSGLQTLLVLEEGEPILENEIRALVQRSGKAFNSLDIRGKGTAGLSRMGEYATGLVRRALAEVLGVNLPEGLTGSPTCAVPENLPQRPPNLCAGCPHRATYFAVRKIFGDNAVYSSDIGCYTLGILPPLSAADFLLCMGSSISAGSGVSKASGQTTIAFIGDSTFYHSGITGLVNAVFNKHDILVVIVDNRTTAMTGHQPNPGVDVTIQGACDSQVDIEAIVRGCGVCNVQTVNPLKLKAFNQALEEMKAASGVRVLIAREACPLHARRLEGRKVTRVAYVAQQGEDVLACLETLACPAFSLVGGAGGEVRIDEDQCSGCMVCLQMAPGIKAKGRGE from the coding sequence ATGAGCAAACCGATTCTGACCGGCAAGGCCGGCGAAACGCACCTGCTGCTGGGTAACGAGGCCATCGTGCGCGGAGCGCTGGAGGCCGGCATCGACGTGGTGTCCTGCTACCCCGGCACGCCCTCCTCCGAGGTCCCGGACACCTTCTTTGCCCTGAGCGGTGCCCAGGGCGGGGACGACTACTACTTCGAGTACTCGGTAAACGAGAAGGTTGCCCTGGAAGTCGGCGGCGGCGCGACCCTGGCCGGAGCCATGACCCTGGTGACCATGAAGCACGTCGGCGTGAACGTGGCCGCCGACCCGCTCATGACCCTGGCCTATATCGGCACGCCCGGCGGGCTGGTGCTCCTGTCCGCCGATGATCCGGGCTGCCACTCCAGCCAGAACGAACAGGACAACCGTTACTACGCCCGCCTGGCCGGACTGCCTTGCTTCGAGCCGGCTACGGCTCAGGAAGCCAAGGACATGGTCCGCGAGGCCCTGCTCCTGTCCAGGCAGTGGCAGCAGCCCGTGCTGCTGCGCACGACCACCCGGCTCAACCACCTGCGCGGCCCCGTTGCTTTAGGGGAGCGTGCGGCCAAGCAGGCTCCGGCCGGCTTCCAGAAGAATCCCCGGCGTTTCGTGCCCATCCCGGCCGTGGCCCGCGTGCGCCATGGCGAGCTGCTCAAGAAGCTGGCCGAGGCCGCCGAGACATCCGAATCCACATCCTTGAACCGCGTGCACGGCGAAGGGAAAGTGGGCGTGGTCGCCTCGGGCATCAGCCGGGCCTACCTGGCGGACGCGCTGCAGGACTCGGCTTTGGCCGGCAAGGCCCGCGTGTTCGAGCTCGGCATGAGCTGGCCCCTGCCCGAGAAGCGCCTGCTCTCCTTCATGTCCGGGCTGCAAACGCTGCTGGTGCTTGAAGAGGGCGAGCCGATCCTTGAAAACGAGATCCGCGCCTTGGTCCAGCGTAGCGGCAAGGCATTCAACAGCCTGGACATTCGCGGCAAGGGAACGGCCGGGCTTTCGCGCATGGGCGAGTACGCCACCGGGCTGGTGCGCCGCGCCCTGGCCGAGGTCCTCGGCGTGAACCTGCCGGAAGGCCTCACGGGCTCGCCGACCTGCGCCGTACCCGAAAACCTGCCCCAGCGGCCGCCCAACCTGTGCGCCGGTTGCCCTCACCGGGCCACGTACTTCGCCGTGCGCAAGATTTTCGGCGACAACGCCGTGTATTCCTCGGATATCGGCTGCTATACCCTGGGCATCCTGCCACCTCTGTCCGCGGCGGATTTCCTGCTGTGCATGGGCTCGAGCATCTCGGCCGGCTCCGGCGTGTCCAAGGCCTCGGGCCAGACCACGATCGCCTTCATCGGCGATTCGACCTTCTACCACTCGGGCATCACCGGCCTGGTCAACGCCGTGTTCAACAAGCATGATATCCTGGTGGTCATCGTGGACAACCGCACCACGGCCATGACCGGTCACCAGCCCAATCCAGGCGTGGACGTGACCATTCAGGGCGCCTGCGACTCCCAGGTGGACATCGAAGCCATCGTGCGCGGCTGCGGCGTGTGCAACGTGCAGACCGTCAACCCGCTCAAGCTCAAGGCCTTCAATCAAGCCCTGGAAGAGATGAAGGCCGCCAGCGGCGTGCGCGTGCTCATCGCCCGCGAGGCCTGCCCACTGCACGCCCGCAGGCTTGAGGGTCGCAAGGTCACTCGCGTGGCCTACGTGGCCCAGCAGGGCGAGGACGTGCTGGCCTGCCTGGAGACCCTGGCCTGTCCGGCCTTCTCCCTGGTAGGCGGGGCCGGCGGCGAGGTGCGCATCGACGAAGACCAGTGTTCGGGCTGTATGGTCTGCCTGCAGATGGCGCCCGGCATCAAAGCCAAGGGGAGGGGCGAGTAA